Genomic DNA from Pirellulales bacterium:
CCTGCCTCGATCACTCCGCTGATTGTGCTGGGCAGTGCGTACACTGACTATGCCTGGCGGGCTCGCGGACACGATTACGCCAAGAACGTGCCGGAAGATGCTTGGCCCAAATTCAAGGAGCGGTTGAAGAAGGCTCGCGCGTATTTCGAGCAAGCCCAAGCCTTGGATCGTGATCCGCATTTGTACTGTTGTCTGATCAGTATGGCCCTTTCGCAGGGCATCGCACTGGACGAAGTCATGCCGCTTGTCGAAGAAGGACGGAGGCTTTTTCCGCGGTATTATGATCTCTACGATGCCGCGGCCACCTGCTTCCTCCCGCAATGGTTCGGCAAAAAGGGCGACGTCGAGAAATTCGCTGCCCGAATGCGGCAAGAGTTGGGCGGGGAACTGGGCGATGAGGTGTATTTCAGGATCGCCGCGGGACAGCTTCCTTACCTGATCGAGAACTTCTTTCGCGAGAGCGGTTTCAAATACTCCGATCTGGTTCCGGGAATCAAAGTGGCCCTTCGCGATTATCCGGAGAGCGATTTTTTCTACAACGCCGCCTGTTGCATGGCTTGCCTTTCTGGCGATTCCGAAATGAGCCGATTGTTGTTGCTTCGCATGGATCCGGCGACGTTTTCGTGGCGTCCTTGGGGCACCTATGCGCGCATGGTTTCTCAGCGCGCGCAGATTAATCGCGATGCAACTTCTGATGAAGCTAACGGGATGTTTTATCCGGACACTTGGATGGGGAACATCGCGTTCCTGGGAACATCCGACCGGCTGATCACCAGTGGGGCCGATCCTCATTTGGACGTCGCCAACCTGCGGCGAGGAATCGATGCGCAGATCCCGGTCAAGCCGAATGTCGGCGGGCTGGCGGCCGACAAGGAAGGAAAGACCGTCATCATTCGATGGATCGCCGAGCCGCCAGCGGCCAGCCACGAGGCCGAAGTTTATACGATCGGATCGAACGATCCGCCGGTGGTGCTGACGGGGCACACGGCCAATGTCGCCGGCGTCGCCATGAGCGGCGATGGGAAGCGCTGCGCAACGACCGCGCTCGACGGGACGGCAAGAATCTGGAGTCTGGCCGATCCAGAAAAGCCGATCGTTCTCAAGCATCCCCGCGAGGTGTTCGCCGTCGCTTTCGCGCCCGACGGGAAGACTGTGGCCACGACCAATGACCACGGCGTGATCTGGCTTTGGGACGCCGAAACGGGCCAGCGCGCCGCGGAGCCGCTCGGCGAAGATGACAAAGACCACGGGCAATGCCGCATTCGATTTCTTCCCGATGGCAAGGAAATCATCTCAGTCGCCCACGACGGCACGATCCGCCGCTGGAATCTTGCCGAACGCAAATATCGGGAAGCGGAACTCGGCGGCGATCTGGTTTCCCAAATCGGGCTGTCGGCGGATGGGAAATGGCTCGCGGTCGGCCGCGAAGGAGGCTCGATCGACCTCGTCGCCGCCGACACATTCAAGATCGTCCACACTTGGTACGGTCATTTCCAACTCGTCGGGGGCCTCGCATTTTCGCCGGACGGCAAAACCCTCGCCTCCAGCTCGCACGACGGCGGCCTGAAGATCTGGCCGCTGGAGAAGTTGGTTTCGCAATAAGAACGCCGAACAAATCCGGCGGGGACTGTCCCCCTTTTGCGCGGTTGTCGGAGCAAAACGAGGACTCTCCCCTTCTCCCAGCCGGATTTGCCTGTTGCGGCATGGTCTCCTGTGACGCGGAGTTCGACCGAAGGTCTCTCCGTAAGTCGTGGACGCGTCCGGGAGACCTTCGGTCGGTCGGATGGAACGGTCGTGAGACCGGGCCATAACGCCGGCGATGAAAGCTGATTCCGGCAGGGCAAGCTCCATTTGAGCGTCAGGCGTTGCGGTACGATGCTTTGTGGCTCAGGCTTTGCCCCGGCGCAATCGTGAGCCAAGCCGCATCGGGCTTCCATAAACGTACCAAATACAGGATTTGCCCCGTGTGATATGCGACGTGGCTCATTCCGCGCAATAGCGCTTGTTGCACCGAATGCCGTTCGCCGCGAATCGTGATGGTCTTTTCAAGGTCCGACGGTTCCAGCGACTTAAGCGTCTCTTCAAGTGCGGCCCAGCCCGCCTCCCATTGCGCCATCAAATGCGATCGACTATCGTTCGGTCCCAGAACAAACTCATCGTCGCGGTTACGGCTCGGCGTGTCTCCGTCGCTCGTTAGAAAATCGGTCCACCGCGACCGCAGATTTCCGGCCAAATGCTTGACGATCAGCGCGACCGGGTTCACCTGCATCTCCGGCCTGCGAAAGAACGCTTCGTCGTCCAATTGCACCATCGCCCGCTCGGCAAGCTGCCGATGCCGCCGGAATTCATGCTCAGAATCTCGAATCAGGTCGTTCATGTCCCCCTCCATACCAGACTGGGCCCGCGGCCCGATTCCGCATGACGGCCCATCACGGACGAAACCGATTTTGGGCAGCGTGCCGAACGGTAACCACGAGCACCGTGTTTCCAACGATTGTGAAAAGCACACGATGCGTTGGTTTGGAGCCGAGCCCGAAATGCAATTCGCGAAGTTCGTAGGGAAACCTCTCCCGCTCCGCAGCGATGGCCCAGCGCTCGGGCGAGGTTGCGAGTCCGGCGATTGCCGCACGGATGCCCTGATACCATCGTTCAGCTTGTTCAACTGAACGCTCGCGAGCCCACCATGCCGTTGCGTCCTCAATCTCCCGAGCGGCTCGCTCGGTGGTGACGACGATGTATCTCATTTGTTCGACGGCAAGCCGAGCCGAGTGCGGATACGGGCG
This window encodes:
- a CDS encoding DinB family protein, with amino-acid sequence MNDLIRDSEHEFRRHRQLAERAMVQLDDEAFFRRPEMQVNPVALIVKHLAGNLRSRWTDFLTSDGDTPSRNRDDEFVLGPNDSRSHLMAQWEAGWAALEETLKSLEPSDLEKTITIRGERHSVQQALLRGMSHVAYHTGQILYLVRLWKPDAAWLTIAPGQSLSHKASYRNA
- a CDS encoding NPCBM/NEW2 domain-containing protein, which translates into the protein MSRRSRIAAVEFGRLLAELRRSAGAVGRLTMAICLAAIGMAPIGCQRAPEAAAETRANSTPNAAVKGGGDKPAEDGTPTAEDPAPEVDINSAPIRPPTRVWLSDLEETNVSVGAGKFGKHGLAGCAPGVVRINGISSHHGLGMHADAHVEYSLGKKYRMFRTSVALNDSAGGNSGRPVQFRVLGDGKTLWKSCLCYRGGSTGQPCLLDVSGVDVLRLEVQFVPNTTGIEETAHAAWVEPYVSDEVPSAEALHLCSPERFDAQAQGFTAEATIRELFAAEKFADLDEMAKQLRKHDISYGGMSLLGSLYESLSNSVDSSDEGWQKHFDRLERWRTAQPASITPLIVLGSAYTDYAWRARGHDYAKNVPEDAWPKFKERLKKARAYFEQAQALDRDPHLYCCLISMALSQGIALDEVMPLVEEGRRLFPRYYDLYDAAATCFLPQWFGKKGDVEKFAARMRQELGGELGDEVYFRIAAGQLPYLIENFFRESGFKYSDLVPGIKVALRDYPESDFFYNAACCMACLSGDSEMSRLLLLRMDPATFSWRPWGTYARMVSQRAQINRDATSDEANGMFYPDTWMGNIAFLGTSDRLITSGADPHLDVANLRRGIDAQIPVKPNVGGLAADKEGKTVIIRWIAEPPAASHEAEVYTIGSNDPPVVLTGHTANVAGVAMSGDGKRCATTALDGTARIWSLADPEKPIVLKHPREVFAVAFAPDGKTVATTNDHGVIWLWDAETGQRAAEPLGEDDKDHGQCRIRFLPDGKEIISVAHDGTIRRWNLAERKYREAELGGDLVSQIGLSADGKWLAVGREGGSIDLVAADTFKIVHTWYGHFQLVGGLAFSPDGKTLASSSHDGGLKIWPLEKLVSQ